One Hippoglossus stenolepis isolate QCI-W04-F060 chromosome 6, HSTE1.2, whole genome shotgun sequence genomic window, GGCAGCTTCATTGACAGCGAGGTAGGAGAAGCGAAGTTGATCCGCTGTCTGAATCAGACCCATTCGATAGCGTCTCATCTCCAGCAGCACATCGCGAATACGAACTGAAGACGGGTCCTTACGGTTGGACATCTATATTTAACAGTGAAAAGTAAGTGATTAATATGATAACCGACAAAATGACAAGTTCTAGAGTCAGTTTGCCTCCATTATTACTGGTTACTTAATAGTGATGACCACGTTTTAGAGTAATTTTACTGTAATACTGCTCTACAAGCGCATCTACCTgctcaatataaataaagaaggTATAAAAAGGTACAGTGTGATGATTTGTTTACAGCAGAGCTCTGTACAAACCAACAAGAGGCAGGTGTCCACGAGACAAAAGGTCCCAGAGCGTCCGATGCCGGCGCTGCAGTGAACCACCAGTGGTCCCTCATCGGAATTCAGACACCCAGACTCTCGCACCTTGAACAGGAAGTTAAGGAAGGAGGCCGGAGACTCTGGTACCCCGAAGTCAGGCCAGGTGGTgtagtgaaaatgtaaaatctcACGGGTCTCCTGAGTCTGCAGAGAAAGATCAGAGGGAAGacatgaattaaataaatgtactaAATAGACTTGATTTGACTAATTCATAATCCAGCAGCCTCATTTTTACTTCAAATTTACTGTTGAACAGATTTTTTAATTGTAACTCCATTACCTGAATTAAAATCAACTTCAGAAGGGACATTTTAATGACCAGCATGAACAGGAGGAACAACACCAGCAAGTAAAACCCGTTTCAAGGTTTATATAAGCACCTGTCTATTACTTTAAGATAAGAAAAACTGTGAACCTTTGCTTTAAAAGGAGTGTTGCGTTCACTTGAAACCAGGTCAGCTTGTACACGCACTGAAAACTTACAGACAGATTTTCCAGCTCCAGCTCACGGACTGTGTAGTAAGATTTGATGTCTTCTGAGACAAGGGTGAGCTTGAAGTTGGTATCTTCAAAAATAgcatctttctcttctctgaacGGCCAATACTGGGCACATTTAACCTAAAAGCAAACGAAGGCAGGTTAGAaacagtgtgacagagagaaaagtacGTTACAATATGAGGACGAGCTGCTTACAGATCCTTTCTCTATGACTCGGTTCAACATCACCACACCGCGGCTCCTCTGCTCCCACACCATCTCCCAGAAGTGGCCACATGTGTTTGGAAGGGGTCcctaaaaaggaaaaaatgttttagtaTATATAGTGGTAGCGTATAAAGGATTTTATTCTGTACAACTACATTACAgtacatatcatttagctgatgcttttatccaaagcgatttacaataagtgcattcaaccatgacggttcaaacccagaacagcaagatTCATGTAGGTACATTAgcttaaaaaaagccaaactacaaggTGCCACATGTAAGTGCAATACAACACAATGCAActaactttttagtttgtttgtttgtttgttttgtttttcaacatcagAGTTGACCATGGTTATTAgaccatcatcttcttaaccaaggtgtagtcggaagagatgtgtttttagcctgCGGCAGAcgatgtgtagactttctgtagcaaacagtcgtgattttgttgagtgacTAGttgtccctcgcagtgagggagcagcaagctgattggccgatgcagagcggagtggacgggctggggtgtaaggtttgaccatgtcctggatgtagactggacccgatccgttcgcagcacggtacgcaagtactagtgtcttaAAGCGAatacgggcagccactggtaaccagtgaaagGAATGGTGTAGTGAGAGAGGACTtaggttgaagaccagtcgagctgcttcattctggatgagctgcagaggtcggatggcactagcaggctgaacagccaggagggagttgcaatagtctaggtgtgagatgaccagagcctggaccagaacgccttctgagtgagaaggggacatATTCTCACTgctgttgtgcagcatgtatctacacgagcgggttgttgcagcaatgctggcagtaagggagagttgactgtcgagtgtcacacccaggttctttgtggtctgggtgggggctaacacagAGTTGTCGATGGTGATAgtaaggtcatgggtgggagagccctTCCCCGGAAGTAAAAGTAGCTCggtcttgtcaaggttgattcagagattcgtgctgctacctgtgtttcaaCTGGGGACAAGAGAGAATTATTCgggtgtcatctgcgtagctGTGGTAGTAAAAGCCATGTAGTGGATAACAGAGCCAAGAGAGTTGgtttaaaggggaaaaaggaggggacccaggacggaaccttgagggaccccagtagtgagtggacaaggttctgacacagatcctctccaagttacccagGAGGGTACGGTCTCAGTACTGATCTTACGGACTACGTCATTGATTGATCataatattctttaaaaagaCAAGTACATTGAATCGTCAATCTTCAactatttttgtttgatttacaaaCCAAGACCTCTCCTCATCTCAGCCTCGTGCTGTCCAGCTGCCAAATCCAGATGAGGTGATGAAAGCTGATGAACATGTTTGCAATGAACCACGACCgtgaaatcacaacaaacattgattttttttgccCCACATTTCGTCTCTCAGGCTACGTCACGGCTGATCTGATAGGAAGACTCCAGCCAACATCTGAGGCTATTTTCTACTATTGTTAATGTTTCTGGgattaaacaaatgtatttaatccaTGTTTAAACATTGAATGGAAATGATCAGTAACATTTTACTTCAAGTCCCCCTTTTTTATATCTATAGGCAGTATacataacatttaataaatggttTATTAGATACAGCTATGGGGACATTTCACGTGCTTATAACTTCTCTATGAATTTTCAAATGataacacacattttactatATAACCTATTTATACCTTATAGTTGGCAAACAGTCTTATTATAACCAACAAAGATaacaaatgttctttttttctattattatgAAAAGCACAACTGATTTCATTATTCTAAGTTATTTGCTGGATTGATATAAagtatgaataaaaaacatgttgtacACTCACTAACATCTATGAACAAACCTACTCCAACCTATTCTGTGTAAAGGAGGAGTATCACTGTTCAACTGCAGCGGAACTGAAGCCTCTTCACTTACCTGAGTGAGGATATAGTTCCTCTGCGCCTCCTCCACCGTGATGAGGCTGGCATTGATGTAGTCGTTCGCTCCCAGCTGCAGACATATTCTGCTGTGGTCgactgaggagaggaagaagatatCATGAAGAATCATGTCaatactgtgtgtttgtctgttttttatacGTCACAACCTCCAGGGAATGTTCATGCTACTCTCAGAACAACGAAGCTGCTGAGAACTAACTGGAGcttcaaactttaaaactgGGGCGCACACTTTTCTTCATATCCAGTCAAAGAAGATCATGGTTTGTGATTGTAGTTGTCTtgttaaaagtgaaaacactATTTGCAACATGGTCTGTAAAATTTGCATTGTTCATTAAGTGTGAAAAGAGGAACTAACATGGTTCAGATGTTGGATTGTTTTACAGAAAACCATTTTAAACGAGAACTTCaatggaactcagtagagcacagtcccttaaatattcattttattcaaatttgatttTAGAAAGTCtggacaacaaaaacaactcaatcGAATCCAAAGTCAAAGTAACTTCTTAGTTATTGATAGTTTCCATCATACATAATTACAACATGCAGATGGTGATGTCAGACCTGAGGAACAAATCTGATTCCCCTGCAGTCTGAAGAAAACCTTATATTTCCAGTCTAATCTCCTGCTGACCTCAGCTATCTCTACGTGCATGTGCTGCGACCACAGCAACAACCTTcataaatacaaagtaaaaacaaaagttatgAATTGGAAGTCACATCCTGTCAGTCTGTCTCCCGCAGTGACGCAAAGTTGTGTCCATTGTGTAACACTAACTGTGTAATTTGACGTAATTATTACGATACTTGGCCAGAGATTATCACTTCTGTGTAACTCTCTGCCGTGAAAGACTCGCACGACTCAGAACCTTTAAGGAATCAGTCACCGCTGGGCAGAGAGCTGTGctcattcatttgaaaaagaataaatgaaatgtttaagaCTGTTTGTTTGGTGAAGTGCATCGAGGCATCGAGGGGAAGGACGACTTACATGGGCTAACGTCTCTGTAGCGGTTCCGATTCTTGTTTTCGGGTAGTTTGGCAAGTTTGCATGGCAGTTCACAAGACTGGTGACGAATCTCCTGTgacagaatgaaaatgaatgacagaGTATTACATTAACATTACATTCATGTGACATTAAAAGGTCTGAcacaggtgggggggggggggggttggttACTTCCCAGAAATAATTctgagaaaaaagagggaggggtGTTGAACAAGTCCACACACACGTATGTGTAATGGATATTTAGTGCAAGAAACTGAGgacacaacatgaaaacctttacacaaatacaacatttgAGGTTCAAGTTACATTATTGTGCTTTTTACTGCACCATGATTATTTCACAGATAATAGTTAATAGCGacttttatattataaatgatTTTTCAGtcaaaatgcttttaaatgtgaagattttcttcttttggagTGGAATTATGAGTCATTTTGAGGTTTGATCTTttgcatgcagatggggaagtcTGGGATCGAGCCGCCGACCTGCTGGTCAGAGGacaaccactctaccccctcagccacagacgcattaaaatgaacattcatAAAAGTGATAGTAAAACATTATCcaatgatataaatatataatgggATAACCGTCATTGAATCCTTTTACCTTTAAGTAGATTGTCCTGATTAATGGAGCTGCAGCCATTAGTCAACTGACAGATAATTAATCAGCTATTGATCCATTTATTATGTGGATTTATGGTTTTAAgtgagaaagataaaaaaatcctCTGGTCCCACCTTTACAGGCCAACATTTTGTGAAGATTAACCACACGAGCTTTATCCTGTAACAGCTTTACATGATAATAACTTACCAAGCAGCTATAATTAACTATCTTTGGTTTTTGGATCTGAAATGTTGGTCAAACAGAGCAGGACGTCCCCCTGTTCTTTAGGAATTAGAGATGGACGAATAACTGATCGATTGATCGACTAATTGACTGATCAACTAACCGTTGCTGCTGTACGAGATAGTGAACTGAATATGTTTGGATATTGTTGGTCGAACAGAACCAGGTGTGATGGGCATTTCCCCCCCATTTCCTTAATTTATAGACAATCAACTTATCAATAAATGATACATTTAATCTATATATATGTGTGGAAATGCTAATAATCACTGATCATTCTTACAGGCttcttaatttgcagtttcAAAGCAAGGACAGTTACTAGTAATGGAGTATTAACTAAATCTGTGGCtacttcctccatcactgaATCAACCCCAGAACCGTCTCCTTGTACCGGGGACGGCGGCACGAAGCGGGCCGGTGATGGGACGTGGTTCTCGGGTAGACACCCAGACACACTCATCAATCATCGGGCTGGTCGAGCAGGCGGAACCCGGACTCGGAGCTCCGCCGGCGGACTGAGCGGAGAGACACGCTGCGGTAGAAAAGGGGCCTAAAAGTGACCCGGTCCCCGGACGGTCCGGTTCCCCCGTGGTTCACCGGGAGCTCCTACCTGGTAGACGCAGCTCCAGCTCCCGTTGTCATCGATTTCCCGAAACTCGGCTTCCATAGCGGACAGTCCGGCTGCCTCCTGCTCCGGCGGCTGGTTCCTCttcggcctcctcctccccctctaaGCCTCGGTGGAGATACCGAGCTCCCGGTAGATTCGACACTTTCGGGTCCGGAGCGGAGTCTCTGGGTTGAACTAATGTTCCGCCGCTCGTCGGTAGATTTTCCTGCGTAGATCAGCTTCGTCTGTTCGGCCTCAGAGCGGAAACACGCCGCAGGCTCCGCCCACACGCccgagctgctgctgtcgtcacacagtttaaaaaaaaaccctcatatATAAGAGAGTTTACTttgtattattcttttattgacttttcctttcttttctttttacttttttattcccttcttctcttttcGTCTTTAACATATACATACTAttcttgtctgtgtgtaaaaCAGTATTAAATGTCTTTACAGTTTAAAGTCATTTATAAAGTTTCAAGATCCATCTCATACTTTTGACTTGGTAATCAAAGTTAATGTTTTATCTCGTTATTTTTATCATCTTCTCAATTTTAGAAAGTCAACgtttttactttaattcatcattgtgactttaaa contains:
- the ptpn1 gene encoding tyrosine-protein phosphatase non-receptor type 1, with translation MEAEFREIDDNGSWSCVYQEIRHQSCELPCKLAKLPENKNRNRYRDVSPFDHSRICLQLGANDYINASLITVEEAQRNYILTQGPLPNTCGHFWEMVWEQRSRGVVMLNRVIEKGSVKCAQYWPFREEKDAIFEDTNFKLTLVSEDIKSYYTVRELELENLSTQETREILHFHYTTWPDFGVPESPASFLNFLFKVRESGCLNSDEGPLVVHCSAGIGRSGTFCLVDTCLLLMSNRKDPSSVRIRDVLLEMRRYRMGLIQTADQLRFSYLAVNEAAKYIKGDTSLQESWKELSNEEDDPPEFTPPPPLPPPRDPHNGKIEPSFFPENDEIVRHMESRTLGSSQESELRKRNIPGPPPPPDRTEQLDRHKVIQDLTSEAPAKSQQQHEAENQETPEAAEQPKEETPAPGAWPPLLANVCLCTALALSAYVCYRAYFH